DNA sequence from the Nicotiana tomentosiformis chromosome 3, ASM39032v3, whole genome shotgun sequence genome:
TGATAAACTCAGAATTTTCAGCATTTGATGAagttgtccttttttttttttactttttccatTACACCCAAAATCATTACCACTTTACTTTTATTCAAACAAGTAGTAGTAATAATTTGCATGACCAAAAAATGATTACTTATATTCCTCTCTTTTATTAGGGTGGAGAGCTTCATTGAACACCAAGATGCTTGTAGCATGGGAAGGCTCCGATCAGAATCACAATCTTTACATCCATCTAATTGTCTTTCTCGCACAGCTTCAAGTCCTAGCCCCTCAAGTGACACAAATCTCAGCACAACACCATGGCCTACTACTTTGCTCAAAAATTTGTCGTCGTCGACCACGGCTACTCATCATGTTAATCCAAACATAATCAAGAATTCCACAAAGCAACGACACAATTTAGAGCTCCAGCTCTTGACTACTACTACATCTTCATCTAGCCCGTTTGATGTCTCCGTATCGTCTAAACCAAACGAAGATCACTCAACTTATAATCTCCAACTCTCCATTGGCTCCTCAGATTTCAGCGAGAGAAACGAATCCTCAGAAAATGCTACATTGGATGCTTTAAAGCTTAAAGATGAAGCGAGGGAGCAGTTAAGACTAGCGATGGCGGAAAAAGCATATGCTGAAGAAGCAAGGCAGCAAGCGAAGAGGCAAATTGAGTTAGCCGAGCAGGAATTTGCGAGTGCTAAGAGAATTAGGCAACAAGCACAAGCGGAGTTAAACAAGGCTAATGCTTTGAAACAACAAGCCATCAAGCAAATTAACTCGACTCTTTCGCAAATAACTTGCCATTCTTGCAAACAGAAGTTTCAAGCTTCTCTTTCAGATGAGAATAATTCGATGACGTTGAGTTATAT
Encoded proteins:
- the LOC104110959 gene encoding zinc finger protein SHOOT GRAVITROPISM 5-like, encoding MLSNNPSSSSDPFTSSENGNNANRRKRRPAGTPDPDAEVVSLSPKTLLESDRYVCEICNQGFQRDQNLQMHRRRHKVPWKLLKRETPIVRKRVFVCPEPTCLHHDPCHALGDLVGIKKHFRRKHSNHKQWVCEKCSKGYAVQSDYKAHLKTCGTRGHSCDCGRVFSRVESFIEHQDACSMGRLRSESQSLHPSNCLSRTASSPSPSSDTNLSTTPWPTTLLKNLSSSTTATHHVNPNIIKNSTKQRHNLELQLLTTTTSSSSPFDVSVSSKPNEDHSTYNLQLSIGSSDFSERNESSENATLDALKLKDEAREQLRLAMAEKAYAEEARQQAKRQIELAEQEFASAKRIRQQAQAELNKANALKQQAIKQINSTLSQITCHSCKQKFQASLSDENNSMTLSYISSALTEGQHEVVKNINHTNHLKFSQR